GGGTCACCTGGGGCCATCGCATCCACGGGGCCGGTCCGCTGGTGGTGAAATCCGCCGACGACTACCTGAACGTGGTCATCGAGAAGGGCGGCGTCACGCCAGATCCGGCTGAACGCCGGGCCATGATCCTGGCGGGCGGCAACGCCGCCGCAGAGGCTGCGGGCGGGCGCATTCTGTGGAAGGAAAGCCTGCTGGACGAAGTGCAGGGCCTTGCCGAGCACCCGGTGCCGCTGCTGGGCGACATCGATCCCTCGTTCCTGGAACTGCCGCGCGAAGTGCTGCTGACCAGCATGGAAAGCCACCAGAAAAGCTTTGGCGTGGAAGGGCCGGACGGCGTGCTGTTGCCGCACTTCCTCACCGTGCTGAACCTCACCCCGCTGGATGTCGCGCTGGTCAAGAAGGGCTGGGAACGCGTGCTGCGCGCCCGGCTGGAAGATGGCCGCTTCTTCTGGAAGACCGACCTTGCCGCCAGCTTCGACGCATGGCTGGCCGAACTGGACAACGTGATCTTCCTGGGGCCGCTGGGCTCCATGGGTGACAAGACGCGCCGTCTCGAAAAGCTGTGCGCCTGGCTGGCCAAGGCTGCGGGCGTTGCCGACGAATCGGCCTGCGCCCGCGCCGGTCGCCTGTCCAAGGCCGACCTGGTGTCCGAGATGGTGGGTGAATTCGACACCCTGCAAGGCATCATGGGCGGCATCTACGCCCGCCGCATGGGCGAGCCGGAAACCGTGGCCGCCGCCCTGGCCGAGCAGTACCTGCCCGCCGGGCCGGACAGCCCGGTGCCCGCCACCCTGGCCGGTGCGCTGCTGTCCATCGCCGACAAGGCGGACACCATGGCCGGTTGCTTCGGCCTGGGCATGATTCCCACCGGCGCGGCGGACCCGTATGCCCTGCGCCGCTGCGCCCTGGGCATCGCCCGCATCGTGCTGGAGCACGGCCTGCGCATCGACGTGCGCGAACTGTTCCGCACCGCGCTGGCCCTGTACGGCGAGCGCGCGTGGAAGCTGGCCCCGGCGGAAGCGCTGGTGAAGCTGGAGGAATTCTTCATGGCCCGGCTCAAGAACCACTTCATGGCCGCCGGACATGAAACCCTGCTGGTGGAAGCGGCCCTTGCCGCCGATACGCCGGAGGGCGCGGGCATCGATGTGCGCGCCGCCGGGGCACGTCTGGCCGCGCTGTCCGACTTCAGCCGCCGCGACGACTTCGGCAGCGCGGTGCTGACCTTCAAGCGCGCGGCCAACATCATCCGCAAGCAGGGGCAGGAGGGCGGCGCCGTGCTGGATGGCGCGTACAGCCATGCCCTGCTGGCCGAGGACGCGGAAAAGGCCCTTGCCGCGCGGTTGGAAGAAGTGGCTCCGCGTTTTGATGCCCTGTGGGCGGCGGACGACTTTGCCAGCCTGTTCGGGCTGCTGGGCGAACTGCGCCCGGCGGTGGACGCCTTCTTTGACGGCGTGATGGTCATGTGCGACGACGCGGCGGTGCGCACCAACCGCCTGAACCTGCTGAAGGCGCTGACGCTGCGGCTGGGTCGCCTGGCCGACTTCGGCGCGTTGCAGATGTAGTTTGTCCCCGTGGGGGCGGGCAGGGGCCGGAACGCAGGTTCCGGCCTTCGGCTTCACGCACGGGGTTGCGAAATTCACCGGAATTCGGCCAATGGCGCGGAATGCGGCGGCACGGGGTTGACAAGCCCCTGCCATGCGGGTATTGACTGGTTCCCCGTGTTCCAGCCCAGAATTTAACTGAACATATATTGCGAAGCCATTCGGAGGAGTTACCTTGGCTAACCACAAGTCTGCCATCAAGCGGCACAAGCAGAGCCAGAAGCGCGCCGCGCGTAACCGCGCCGCCAAGACCAGAATCAAGAACGTGGTGAAGGCCGTGCGTGCCGCTGTCCTGCAGAAGGACAAGGACACCGCCGCCCAGGCCCTGACCGCCGCCATGTCGGTGCTCGACAAGGCCGCCGGCAAGGGCGTCATCCACTGGAAAAAGGCGGCCCGCAAGATTTCCCGCCTGACCAAGGCCGTGGGCTCCGTCGAGTAGTCCCGCCTTTGCATCGCGCGTTGGCCCGCCGGATTCGTCCGGCGGGCTTTTCGCGTTTGCGCTCCGCGCGGCGCATGGCCACACTCGTCCAGCACCGCAGGCGCAGGGGCGTTGCAGGGGCACGCGCGGTCAACGGCGTCCACAAAAGAAAAACGCCCCGGTCCTGCGACCGGGGCGCTGTGCATTCAGGCCTGGAGGAATCCGGCTTAGACAAGCTGCTTCAGCAGGGTGTCCTTGATGGAGTCGATGGAGCCTTCGCCATCGAGCTCGATGTACTTGGTCACGCCCTTGGCGGCGAGATCCTTGTAGAAGTAGGCGGCGGCCAGGGTGCCGTCCTCGGTGTTGTAGTAGATGTCGTGGCGCTTGCCGATGGCGCCTTCATCCTGGTCGTCGGCACGGGCGGACAGGCTGCCGCCACACACCCGGCACACGTCGCCGTTGGGCTTGATGGCGTCGATGAAGATGTTGTTCGGGTGGTTGTTGTCGTTCTTGCAGAGGCGGCGGCCCATGATGCGGTTCTTGGCCACTTCGCGGGGCAGCAGGATTTCGATGACGTAATCCAGCTTCAGACCTTCGGCCTGAAGG
This genomic window from Nitratidesulfovibrio sp. SRB-5 contains:
- the glyS gene encoding glycine--tRNA ligase subunit beta, translating into MSQFVLEIGFEELPSRFLPGLERELAERFARALDDDGVEHESIRVLTTPRRAAVLIEGINPVQREAEEVVPGPPVRVAFDAEGKPTKAAEGFARTQGVDMADIFTLSTDKGEYIAVRKRTGGANAADLIATACPAVVAALPFPKRMRWGSGDFTFGRPLRWLLALFDDAVVPFEVGGVVSGGVTWGHRIHGAGPLVVKSADDYLNVVIEKGGVTPDPAERRAMILAGGNAAAEAAGGRILWKESLLDEVQGLAEHPVPLLGDIDPSFLELPREVLLTSMESHQKSFGVEGPDGVLLPHFLTVLNLTPLDVALVKKGWERVLRARLEDGRFFWKTDLAASFDAWLAELDNVIFLGPLGSMGDKTRRLEKLCAWLAKAAGVADESACARAGRLSKADLVSEMVGEFDTLQGIMGGIYARRMGEPETVAAALAEQYLPAGPDSPVPATLAGALLSIADKADTMAGCFGLGMIPTGAADPYALRRCALGIARIVLEHGLRIDVRELFRTALALYGERAWKLAPAEALVKLEEFFMARLKNHFMAAGHETLLVEAALAADTPEGAGIDVRAAGARLAALSDFSRRDDFGSAVLTFKRAANIIRKQGQEGGAVLDGAYSHALLAEDAEKALAARLEEVAPRFDALWAADDFASLFGLLGELRPAVDAFFDGVMVMCDDAAVRTNRLNLLKALTLRLGRLADFGALQM
- the rpsT gene encoding 30S ribosomal protein S20 gives rise to the protein MANHKSAIKRHKQSQKRAARNRAAKTRIKNVVKAVRAAVLQKDKDTAAQALTAAMSVLDKAAGKGVIHWKKAARKISRLTKAVGSVE
- a CDS encoding adenylate kinase, with the translated sequence MNILIFGPNGSGKGTQGALVKKKYDLAHIESGAIFRQHIGGGTELGKKAKEYIDRGDLVPDDITIPMVLETLKGAGPNGWLLDGFPRNMVQAQKLWDALQAEGLKLDYVIEILLPREVAKNRIMGRRLCKNDNNHPNNIFIDAIKPNGDVCRVCGGSLSARADDQDEGAIGKRHDIYYNTEDGTLAAAYFYKDLAAKGVTKYIELDGEGSIDSIKDTLLKQLV